Proteins encoded in a region of the Oncorhynchus clarkii lewisi isolate Uvic-CL-2024 chromosome 18, UVic_Ocla_1.0, whole genome shotgun sequence genome:
- the LOC139373576 gene encoding stathmin-like, with amino-acid sequence MASSCGDILVKEIDKRASGQAFEVILGAPAPDAKGEFPLSPPKKKDLSLEEIQRKLEAAEERRKSHEAEVLKHLAEKREHEKEVQRKAMEENNNFSKIAEEKLNQKMEANKENKEALQAAMSEKFKEKDKKLEEVRAKKETKEGGAETSEN; translated from the exons ATGGCCTCTTCCTGCGGAG ATATTCTGGTTAAGGAGATTGACAAACGTGCGTCTGGCCAGGCGTTCGAGGTGATCCTAGGAGCTCCAGCTCCAGACGCCAAGGGAGagttccccctttctccccccaaGAAGAAGGACCTGTCCCTGGAGGAGATCCAGAGGAAACTAGAggctgcagaggagaggaggaag TCCCATGAAGCGGAGGTTCTGAAACACCTCGCTGAGAAGCGGGAGCATGAGAAGGAGGTGCAAAGGAAAGCCATGGAGGAGAACAACAACTTCAGCAAGATAGCGGAGGAGAAGCTTAACCAGAAGATGGAGGCTAACAAAGAAAACAAGGAGGCCCTTCAGGCAGCCATGAGTGAGAAGTTCAAGGAGAAG GACAAGAAACTGGAAGAGGTGCGTGCTAAGAAGGAAACCAAAGAGGGCGGTGCCGAGACATCAGAAAATTGA